A region from the Natronorubrum halophilum genome encodes:
- a CDS encoding zinc ribbon domain-containing protein: MTWFRAIFAAGLSVLLPGAGHALIRDWLRALVFAGLYFLAIGFFFPTGQIAAAGSPAEVMDIVTTETDSISQFVLSFLVLFATIDATFRAVGFPPGGNTSSDGPSCPNCGKELDQDLTFCHWCTTRLEPIESEMPEESTDPEAAERETEETPRP; encoded by the coding sequence ATGACATGGTTTCGCGCGATCTTCGCCGCTGGTCTTTCGGTACTCTTGCCCGGTGCAGGCCATGCCTTGATTCGGGACTGGCTTCGCGCCCTCGTGTTTGCTGGCCTTTACTTCTTGGCGATCGGGTTCTTTTTCCCCACTGGCCAGATCGCCGCTGCCGGTTCGCCGGCCGAAGTGATGGATATCGTCACCACGGAGACCGATTCGATCTCCCAGTTCGTGCTCTCGTTTCTCGTCCTGTTCGCGACGATCGACGCCACGTTTCGGGCGGTCGGGTTCCCGCCGGGCGGAAACACGTCGAGCGACGGACCGTCCTGTCCCAACTGCGGCAAGGAACTCGATCAGGATCTCACGTTCTGTCACTGGTGTACGACCCGTCTCGAGCCGATCGAATCCGAGATGCCCGAGGAATCCACGGATCCGGAAGCGGCCGAACGCGAGACGGAAGAGACGCCCCGTCCCTGA